Sequence from the Rickettsiales bacterium genome:
AGTTATGTCAGTATAGCCACGATTATCACGGACATTCAGGACAGGGTTGAGAAGTTTGCGAAAACCAGTGAAAAAATCTCCGGCCAGATTAACCTGCTTGCTTTGAATGCGACCATCGAAGCGGCAAGGGCCGGAGATTCTGGGAGAGGGTTTGCGGTAGTTGCTGCTGAAGTGAAGAATTTAGCTAAGCAGGCCGCGCAGAATTCCAAAGAGCTGAGAATTGACGTCATCAAAGAGATCCAGACGCAGACCGGGATACTGCAGAAGCAATTTGACGATAAGGAATACGGCCGGCTCTCCGAAATGTCCCAAACTTTGGTGCAGCTCATTGTGCGTAACCTGTATGAGCGTACTGCCGATGTCAGATGGTGGGCCACAGACGATGCGTTGTTTCGCTGCCTTGAATCAATGGAGCAGGCCGCCGTCACCTACGCCATCAGTAGGCTGGAACTGATTAACCGCTTTTATTCTGTATACCTGAATCTTGTGCTGGTGGACCCCAGCGGCAAGGTTATCGCATGTTCGCAGCCGTCACGTTTCCAGCGAATCATGGGAGCGGATCTCTCCACAGTGTCGTGGTTCAGGAAAGGTTTAAGTACAACAAGCGGCGACCAGTATGTGGTGGACGATATTTATTTTGATCCGCTGCATGAGAATAAAATGGTGGCGGTTTATGCCACTGCGGTGCGTTCCGGGGGCAGGGTGGACGGTAAGCCGGTAGGCGTGCTTGGAGTATATTTTGATTGGGACGAGCAGTCCAAGATCATCGTGCGGGATGAGCCCAGCCTCAGCAAAGAGGAATGGGAATACAGCCGCGTCATGCTGCTGGACCAGAATATGCGGGTTATCGCTTCGTCGGATGGAACCGGACTGCTTACTTCTTTCATGCTTGAGCACAAAGGCGAGAAGAAAGGCTATTACTTCAATAAAAATGATGAATTGATCGCGTTCGCCAAGACGCTTGGCTATCAGGAATATGATGGCCTGGGATGGTATGCGGTCATTGTGCAGAAAATAAGGCGGTAGCAATAGTAACCCCGGATGCTGAGAATCGTGGATACCGGCAATTCGCAACACATAAACATCCACAGGAGGAAGAAATGAACAAGAAC
This genomic interval carries:
- a CDS encoding methyl-accepting chemotaxis protein is translated as MSYVSIATIITDIQDRVEKFAKTSEKISGQINLLALNATIEAARAGDSGRGFAVVAAEVKNLAKQAAQNSKELRIDVIKEIQTQTGILQKQFDDKEYGRLSEMSQTLVQLIVRNLYERTADVRWWATDDALFRCLESMEQAAVTYAISRLELINRFYSVYLNLVLVDPSGKVIACSQPSRFQRIMGADLSTVSWFRKGLSTTSGDQYVVDDIYFDPLHENKMVAVYATAVRSGGRVDGKPVGVLGVYFDWDEQSKIIVRDEPSLSKEEWEYSRVMLLDQNMRVIASSDGTGLLTSFMLEHKGEKKGYYFNKNDELIAFAKTLGYQEYDGLGWYAVIVQKIRR